ACGCGAAACCTCGGAGACCAGAATCTAGTTAAACCTTAAACTAATGGCAATCTTTTGTCATCGAAACAAACTTTGATAAATATTTGTTCACTGATTCATTTCTCTTAACTTTGCATTGGATGTTAAGAGTAGAGAAACAGTGAATAAAGGTGGAGAATCAACGTacacaaaaaattttctgaattctcAATAATTGTTGCAGCAAATGTCTAGAAATCActagagttttctttttgacatGATCTTTTGCACTTAGCAGACCTTAAAATATACTTTGACTTTAATTCAAAATGTCACccatttctatttcatttttacttttttctgaaagctgcattttttttcttctgtgagaCGTACTAGGGTTAATATTTTTACAGGATAGGATTGGCACCAATTTAAGTACGATCACTCTTCTTTGGACttttaaagataaaaaataatttgaactTTGTTCTGATAAGGTATATCTTTTCATCACAAAGAAAATCACAGATGTTTGGAAATtccattgttctttttttaaagagatcgATCCACTAATAGGAAccgcattcattcatttattcgttcaATTCGATTTGCTTTCGATTTGAAGGAATTTGTTATCATTATCAATGAAGCTATTACTTCTTTGATAGTTTATCAACTATTCATGCAATTATTCGCTTCTTTCGTTCGTGCAATTATTCGTTCACTCagcatttcattcattcattcattcattcattcattcattcattcattcattcattcattcattcattcattcattcattcattcattcattcattcattcattcattcattcattcattcattcattcattcattcattcattcattcattcattcattcattcattcattcttcattcattcattcattcattcattcattcattcattcattcattcattcattcttcattcattcattcatcattcattcattcattcattcattcgttcattcattcattcattcattcattcattcattcattcattcattcatcattcaGATTTTATATGATCAGAATAGCAATATAAAAGGCAATTAGAGTTTCATTCGACGATGAGTCCCGCCACTCCTCATTTTCGCTTCATCTTCTTCGTTGTTTACTCTGCCACCGCAACCATCCAACTATGATGTCAGCTCGATCCGTCTCAATATGCCAGTCGCAGCTTTGCCAAACACATAATTTCGCTATATTCGCTTCCATATTCGCTTCCTAAAACCAGCTCGGacaaaaaaatcctgtttgttgttttgattTAAAGGGATTTGTTATCATTATCAATGAATCCCCTACTCCATAGTGAAGTTTTGGacttttagagaagaaaatactcCAGTATATCTGTATCGAATGCTTCCATGCTCTTTCCGCTGCCCTCCTCTCACTCCTGATAGCATTTGCGGTCTGCTCATGTAAATTAATcctaaattttctttataattGAAAAATCCGGCTAATGTAAggactttttctttcgaagcCAAACTTTAGATTTACTTTCAACAAGTAAAATCTCCGTAATTTCCCGAAGTTGCTCGATTTTAGCTCGTTTAGATCACCTACATTCGGCAAAGACGTTTGAGACAGAGCTAAATCAATTAGTCATGTGGAATAATAGGAAGAAATTTATTGACTTCTCTGTCTTCTATCGCTCCTAAAAAACACTGGAAAATTTCCCACGATGTTCTTATCCGAGATTGCCGAATTTCCCTCTCAACATACCTATCTAAGGCTGCGCAAAAGTCTGAATTCGAAATTGTCTCCTtataacgccaggaacttctGAAATGCTTGCTGTCTTGAGCTTTGATTATCTAGGTTAACCTGACCAGTTGAATGGAATTTCTTAACTTTTACGCCAATTCTAATGGATGAATCTCTCTAAGGTTCTGTCGACATTTCTTCAGTAGCCATGGCTGCTTCATCCAATTACTTCCATTGTGTCCATTTACTCTGACATATTTTATGGTTCTGATTAGAAGTTTGCGTTCTGTGATCGACTGTGCGATGAACGTGCCGGCGACGCTATAATTTCACCCATTTCCGGAATAGAAATGAGACCTTCTACTGTTCCAAAGTACGTTCGGAAATCACATACACGAGAGTTATTTATGTCTGATTTAGAGAATTTCGCAGTCCCGTATTGTATGGGGaacatatttgtaattttgttcTTAATAACATTAACTCTTAGGTTGGCTCCACTATCACGTTTGAGGAGCTTCTTAAAAGGCCGACAAAGAGATGAGTCGTACAGGAAAAGGCGGAACTAtcaattcttttcaattcttatcctctatccttacTTATACAGATTTTACTTCGGAATTACTCGaaagttttcgttttcttctcgcCTGCCACCCTGTTTCTTGGCATCCTTGTCCGTGCATTCGATCACGGACGAAGTTTCGTTCCTCGACACGGCCGCAGCATTCGCAACAGTTGTTGGCAAAACACTCTCgtcatgttttgtttttccacgACTCCTCGGAAACCTGCATGAAATGGCAGCTGAGTCAATGAACTTCGCGGCAACATCCCTCTGATTTGATCGATTCTTGAAGCATGTCTTATCGGAATAAGGAAAATACTTCTCTACAACTTTTTTGAACCCACAAAATGTCGACATTCACCTGTTCTTATCATTTGTCTTCTTATCTCTGAGAGTTCCTTTCACCCCGCTGTCATTCCGTCCATGAACTTTCCGTACACATCCATTGCTCAATTATAGGttcctttttaactttttttccatccttAAGAATTTTTCCTTAAGAAACTCTTAAAATTAAACTAGTGAACTGCttaacaatttgttttttttctactaatttattttttctcttaattgcTTAATTAGCTACAAATTAGTCTACTCTTCCGCTAAAAACAACACACTCCTTGCAAGGTCCTTCACTCCGAATCCAGAACATCCTGCCGCGTTTTTTCTCCCTGTGCTCGAAAAGGGCAATGCATTCATTTCCTATACGACGTTGttgtcttttttaaaacttgcCCTATAATAGTGGAAAAAGATCCTTGTCACGCTGTAGAGAATCCACGAATGTCGCGAGGATTTGTTTGTTCATCTGTCTTTTCAGCGACAATCACAAATTGTTCATTGATGTCTAAAATGTAGCTGTTAGAATTCGCTTTAGGTCATTTCAAAATCTACTCATTGAAGTCCCCGTGTCCCATTGGGGCTTAAAACAGCAGACAGCCAGGACTCGTCATTAGGTGAATGATAATCCTTGAGGATGTGATTATATCTTTTATTGTAGCAGCTACCGTAACCGACTCTTCTGAGAATAATGCTTAGGCTAGTGAACTCCATTGAAATGGTGAACTATTCCCACAAAATCCTTAAAATCCTCTTATGAATTATTTGTCATCCATATAATGACGAAGTAAGCTTCATATTCGTGATTTAACTATTTTCCTAAGTCCGTTGATGTATTTGAGTTACCGAGAAGTAATGTCGTTTCTGACCGTATTAAAACAGAATATTTCTTCTAAATGTATTCGCATTCTCAGTCTTTGCGATATCGATGCGATTGCGACTATTCAGATTGTCTATCTGCCATGTTGTGTGCAAATTTTCATTGTGGATCTATAAAATAAGCATGGTTTTtgatttcaacaaaaacttgaaattGGCTCAAATTAGAAATTGCATTATTTCTCGGTATCCCGAATATGTAAGAATATTTGGTAGGATAGTTTAAGACGGAACCTACGAGATCTCCTTCAAATCGCAGAATGTGTGATTCTTCTGACAGCAATGGCTGTCAAGTGCTGATTCGTCAAGCAAAATCGCTGGTTTTGCACGAGCAAGTGGTCGAGCGGACGTTCCTCCCCTACCTCGACGAGGGAAACCATCACCTCTGCACCGCCACCGCCATCCGAGACATTCGCAGCTATGTACTTCCTCTCTGATAATTGAACACAAACACTAAATTAGAGAGAAATTTGAGAGGAAAATCTCTCGCATTctgcataatttttatttcacgtCTTCCTCTTAATTATTTGCGTCCTTTTTAACACAGGTTAATCCATTCTCCCagaatccataaaaaaaatgttttggagGCTGAATATGAACACGGATctgcttttatttctttcgcaCTACTCATTGCTATGAAATTCTTAACTGGGCGCAATTACATGTGATTATTTCGCTTATTTAAgttttagagatttttttccagaaacttgGAAATCTAACGAAGGCCGTGGTTAATAGATCCGTGCATGCTGTCGCAGTTCTTGCACACGTATTTGATACTCTCAAATTTCAATCATTGAATTTGTAGCTAAATATGCCATCAGCTAGCGATTAACACGCGTTCACCAGTTTTCCCTTCCCGgtttttatcttccttttCTGGGATTGATTAATCATTTTAAAATGAGAAGCATTTTTTTAGTCGCGTGTTATcggatttcaaaaatatcacaGTCAACTCAATTTCAGCCGGACGGCGCTGTTTCGCACGTTTGTAGCTTTTGCTGACGTGCTAGTAACTGGATATCTCTCATTTCAACCTCGTTATGTCTTTTCGCAACCTCCGCAATAGGTTGTTTGGAGGGTTTTTGCGGCATCGTTTTTCCCGCTTGTCCGAATCTCCTATTTCCGTTCgtattttcctatttctgcAACTCTAGTCGAGTAATAGTTCTCggccggatttttttttcgatgaatgAGCTTATATGTCAACTAATGAAccataacttcaaaaaaactgAGTAGGAATAAAAATATGCTGTTCGATTTTCAGCCTGTCTGAATGCACAACTCTCCGGAAGAGTCAATCCAACAAGGGAGGCCTGGAAAACATAGCGCAACAAAAGGTCAGATGTGAAATTAGCGGAATAATTACGTTATTAGCAGAGCTACGGCTAGTCGTACTTGCTGCGTGCGTCTACATGCGTTAATGCGTCATGTGTCGTAAGCTGCGTACcaataaatgaacgaaaaacagCTGGAATCATACGAGCCCTTCCCTTCTCTCGAGCATTGAATTCTATACTAATCAACACCTCAACGAACTAAAACAAGTCGACGGAAACTCTGAATACgttaaaaagaatttctggaagagatgGAAAAAATCGTAGAGTCATATCGTTTCATTTCAACTAAGTTAAGCAAAGCTGTGTGTATATTTCGTCAAAGGTTATTTCTACATGGAAGTAACGACTCACATGTGCGGATCATCGGGGATCTGACTTCGTCGCATAAGCAGCAAGTGGTCTGCGATGTGTCGTAACAGTTCCATCCGGTTACTTGGGTTAAGCGCAACGTCGTACATTGTAAATGGCGATTCTTGCTGTTCCGCCCATCCTTACATCACAAACGCGACTCGTCATCCGAGTATAAATACGTCACAGCACAGTGCAACGTATGGAAATCTATGCAACAAATATAAATTGGTCTGAACGGATGAAACCTGAAAGTGGTTTGTGCGGCGCGTTTTAGTCAAACTTTTGGATGCGAGTGGAAGGAAGGGAGGTAGGAGGGAAAGTTGGATAAGGACGAGGATGTTCTGATCCAGTTCCTTCGATTGATGTTGACctactaatgtttttttttaataacagATGCAAATTAAAGAATTTAGTGGACCTGTTCAGACGTACTTATGCCTCCTGCTgttgctttctttttgaatattctcattCGTTTACAGCTTTTAATTGAACTAAAGCCATAGATGActtgaataaagaaatatctgaGTAAATAGACGTAATACGTCCATTTACtcagatatttctttattcaagTCATCTATGGCTCCGTATATGTATTAAACATATTCACAtatttccgtccatttccatATCATGActtgaataaagaaatatccGAATGGACGGAAATATGTGAATATGTTTAAtacataaaacaaacaaacaaacaaacaaacagctTTTTAGAATTGCCGACATGTAAACGTAATATTATTGCTGGACAGAAGTCGAACTATGTGAATTTTAAGCGCCTCAGTtcttgtccaatttcgagttGCGGACATTTGAATGACTCGAAAATCGATTTATTTGAAGCTCGACCGAGCCCACCGAGTTCAGTAAATTCGAGTGTTCAAGTGCTTTTCTTGTGTATATTGTTCATTTGAAGAACCTTGGTGacttcattctttgataactccTGAATCAAATTGATGGATGGAGCTGTGAACGCCCTTGTTCGTAAAGGTTGAAGAAACCCAGAGGAAGAAAGTCCTCTAACATGCTTATTTCACTACTTGGACCTAATTTTTGATATATGGAGCTCAATTATTTGCGTTACTTTTCTACTCAGAATTTTTCCGTAGTAAAAATactatttcaaataattttgacTGTATCTAAGTGTTGTGCCATTCTACTTTGAtctatttttcgttttagttCATTAGTAATGATTCCAATAATGCGCCAACTACCTCGCTGACTTCTAGACCTTGCAGAGCGCATAAATGCGTGCATGGGagtttttgaggttttttacCCTGGTAAATTCATCCGTTCCTAACCTCTCTGTTCAGCTTGCATTTATATCTTTTCGCAGCAGAGACCGTTGACTGGGCCTACATTTCCGAATATGCCTTCCATAAGGTTCCACTTACCATTGTTTTAGTGTTTATGCGTAGTCACTAAAGCTTCCGGATGACTTTATCTCcgccttttatttttcctaagGTTTGGTGCGTGACATAAATAGAAACTGCGAGGCAGTGCTTCACACGGAGTACGACTACATGGCCATATCCTCTTCAGTAGGAATTAAACACTTACTGACTGCAAATTACTGAAGATGTCTGTCAGTACAGGATTTATTGAGAGTAAGAATACCCTGATTTAGAACTATGCGACCACTATCGCGTTTAAATAAGCATCTTACACTTATAAACCTGGCTCTACAGTCACGAAACAGTTGAGCTGACGATGTTTGGAGTACAGTCTCACAGTAGGCGAAAAGAAACCTCAGCCGACACTACACTCCATTTTTGTATGGATGTGCTGATCGATCGCTACTCATTCACGGTCTCCGTCTACGTTAATTTAAAACCtgtattttccacaacgaaaaAGTCTGTTTTGGGACTTTCACTGTGGCCTAATTGGcactgctatttttttcacagtGAGCTTTCCTGCTTGCTTTCCTCTTCAAAAATCATTAATCATTAAAAAGCCAtgacgtaattttttttcaaaatgcatGCACAACAAGCTTAAAAACGGATAAACTGATAATATTTGATCTCTTCTTGAACGTGTGTACGAGACGAgaacgaaaattttcgatttatcCGTGGTTTAAAGATTTTCTCGAAGAAGTGTTGTTTGGACGCTTATCACATCACCATC
The Necator americanus strain Aroian chromosome I, whole genome shotgun sequence genome window above contains:
- a CDS encoding hypothetical protein (NECATOR_CHRI.G2637.T1); the protein is MYDVALNPSNRMELLRHIADHLLLMRRSQIPDDPHMFPRSRGKTKHDESVLPTTVANAAAVSRNETSSVIECTDKDAKKQGGRREENENFRVIPK